Proteins co-encoded in one Haladaptatus sp. ZSTT2 genomic window:
- a CDS encoding NUDIX hydrolase, producing the protein MTAIPADMSLTARMRRHVEETIRRFDAAYGTYEIVEKAATWPTGRYDGAAAHFEETGDLGGAGVWLSNRDGEVLLIRRVGEAAWTAPGGYINPDESYEETARREVREETSVECLLTGLNQVHVTTVTDDADPSRPELFNLSVVFDGQHLSGSPEPDADEVEAARWWDVLPDQLQHPELHQLPLPERTPSLTDDE; encoded by the coding sequence ATGACCGCAATCCCTGCAGATATGTCACTCACCGCGCGAATGCGTCGCCACGTAGAGGAGACGATTCGCCGGTTCGACGCGGCCTACGGCACCTACGAAATCGTCGAAAAGGCCGCAACGTGGCCCACCGGACGCTACGACGGCGCCGCCGCCCACTTCGAGGAGACCGGCGACCTCGGCGGGGCGGGCGTCTGGCTCTCGAACCGCGACGGCGAAGTGCTCCTCATCCGGCGGGTTGGCGAAGCCGCGTGGACCGCGCCGGGCGGCTACATCAACCCCGACGAATCCTACGAAGAAACCGCACGCCGTGAAGTGCGCGAAGAGACGAGCGTCGAGTGTTTGCTCACCGGACTCAATCAGGTGCACGTCACGACCGTCACCGACGACGCGGACCCCTCCCGACCGGAGCTGTTCAACCTCTCTGTGGTGTTCGACGGCCAGCACCTCTCGGGGTCACCAGAGCCGGACGCAGACGAAGTCGAAGCGGCGCGCTGGTGGGACGTGCTCCCAGACCAGCTTCAGCATCCAGAACTCCACCAACTGCCTCTCCCCGAGCGAACGCCGTCGCTCACGGACGATGAATAA
- a CDS encoding isopentenyl phosphate kinase, translating into MTTVLKLGGSIITEKEGVEKIHEPRLGKAVGMLANADISRLVLVHGGGSFGHHHANKYDVSTTDGTHDPDAVLDIHEAMKRLNEVVVHRLNEAGVPAVPVHTLSTASRDAAGALTLGTTAVETLLAEGFVPVLHGDVIAHEGKGVTVVSGDEIVTALAQSLDADRVGLCSAVPGVLDAENNVIPEITSFESVAQALGESDATDVSGGMAGKVRELLTLGAPADIFGLDDLAAFLAGKSPGTRIDGRGN; encoded by the coding sequence ATGACGACGGTGCTCAAACTCGGCGGCAGTATCATCACCGAGAAAGAAGGCGTCGAGAAAATCCACGAACCGCGCCTCGGAAAGGCAGTCGGGATGCTCGCCAACGCCGACATCTCGCGGCTCGTCCTCGTCCACGGCGGCGGGAGCTTTGGCCACCATCACGCGAACAAGTACGACGTTTCGACCACCGACGGCACCCACGACCCGGACGCCGTCCTCGACATCCACGAGGCGATGAAGCGCCTGAACGAAGTCGTCGTCCACCGGCTGAACGAAGCGGGCGTGCCCGCCGTGCCGGTCCACACGCTGTCGACGGCATCGCGGGACGCTGCCGGGGCACTCACGCTCGGGACGACGGCCGTCGAAACGCTGCTCGCAGAGGGGTTTGTCCCCGTACTCCACGGCGACGTCATCGCCCACGAAGGCAAGGGTGTGACCGTCGTGAGCGGCGACGAAATCGTGACGGCACTCGCCCAGTCGCTCGATGCAGACCGGGTTGGGCTCTGTTCTGCGGTTCCGGGCGTGCTCGATGCGGAGAACAATGTCATCCCCGAAATCACGTCATTCGAGTCGGTCGCGCAAGCACTCGGTGAGAGTGATGCGACGGACGTCTCAGGTGGGATGGCCGGGAAGGTTCGCGAACTGCTCACCCTCGGCGCACCCGCAGACATCTTCGGTCTCGATGACCTCGCGGCGTTTCTCGCAGGCAAGTCACCGGGCACCCGAATCGACGGCCGGGGCAACTGA
- a CDS encoding 50S ribosomal protein L13 — protein MSAAEFDVDVIVDARDCIMGRVASQVAQLALDGERVAVVNAEETIITGSKDDIFSVYEKRAEIGSDQGPYYPKRPDMIFKRAIRGMLPYKTQRGREALESVRVYVGNPYDDDGEVLEGTSIDRLSNIRFVQLGEVSEKLGANVTW, from the coding sequence ATGAGCGCAGCCGAATTCGACGTCGACGTCATTGTCGACGCCCGCGACTGCATCATGGGTCGGGTGGCCAGCCAGGTCGCCCAGCTCGCCTTAGACGGCGAGCGCGTTGCCGTGGTGAACGCAGAAGAAACCATCATCACCGGCAGCAAAGACGACATCTTCTCGGTCTACGAGAAGCGTGCCGAGATCGGCTCTGACCAGGGCCCATACTACCCAAAGCGTCCCGACATGATCTTCAAGCGCGCCATCCGCGGCATGCTGCCATACAAAACGCAGCGTGGCCGTGAGGCGCTCGAATCCGTCCGCGTCTACGTGGGTAACCCGTACGACGACGACGGCGAAGTCCTTGAAGGCACGTCGATCGACCGCTTATCGAACATCCGCTTTGTCCAACTGGGCGAAGTGAGCGAAAAACTGGGGGCCAACGTCACATGGTAA
- the rpsB gene encoding 30S ribosomal protein S2, with protein sequence MSDNEQEEGLEAAEEEIDQEPTGEAGAEPEVDPDTDVREADDEEPATEAEEESPVLDEDVMDNQEEADLLIPVEDYLAAGVHIGTQQKTKYMERFIHRVRDDGLYVLDISKTDERIRTAADFLAGYNPEQILVTSSRQYGRFPAEKFADAVGARARTGRFIPGTLTNPDYAGYIEPDVVVVTDPIGDSQAVKEAITVGIPVIAMCDSNNSTSNVDLVVPTNNKGRKALSVVYWLLANETLDRRGAEPSYALEDFESEI encoded by the coding sequence ATGAGCGATAACGAACAAGAAGAAGGCCTCGAGGCGGCCGAGGAGGAGATCGACCAGGAGCCGACCGGCGAGGCCGGTGCGGAACCCGAGGTCGACCCCGACACGGACGTCCGAGAGGCAGATGACGAAGAGCCGGCCACCGAGGCCGAAGAAGAGAGCCCCGTGCTTGACGAGGACGTGATGGACAACCAGGAGGAGGCAGACCTCCTCATCCCGGTCGAGGATTACCTCGCCGCTGGTGTCCACATCGGTACTCAGCAGAAGACCAAGTACATGGAGCGGTTCATCCACCGCGTCCGTGACGACGGTCTGTACGTCCTTGACATCTCGAAAACAGACGAGCGCATCCGCACCGCTGCGGACTTCCTTGCGGGCTACAACCCAGAACAGATTCTGGTGACCTCGAGTCGCCAGTACGGTCGCTTCCCGGCAGAGAAGTTCGCCGACGCCGTCGGCGCACGCGCCCGAACGGGCCGCTTCATCCCCGGAACGCTGACCAACCCCGACTACGCAGGCTACATCGAGCCGGACGTCGTCGTGGTGACCGACCCGATTGGTGACAGTCAGGCCGTAAAAGAGGCCATCACCGTTGGAATTCCGGTCATCGCCATGTGCGACTCCAACAACTCGACCAGCAACGTAGACCTCGTCGTCCCAACGAACAACAAGGGTCGCAAAGCGCTGTCGGTCGTCTACTGGCTGCTTGCCAACGAGACGCTCGACCGCCGCGGCGCAGAGCCGTCCTACGCCCTCGAAGACTTCGAGAGCGAGATTTAA
- a CDS encoding ribonuclease J, with translation MEIEIATIGGYEEVGRQMTAVRAGDDVVIFDMGLNLSQVLIHDNVETERMHSLDLIDMGAIPDDRVMSDLEGDVKAIVPTHGHLDHIGAISKLAHRYNAPIVATPFTIELVKQQIEGEEKFGVQNDLIKMDPGETMSISEEVELEFVNVTHSIIDAINPVLHTPEGAVVYGLDKRMDHTPVLGDPIDMKRFREIANSENGVLAYIEDCTNAGRKGRTPSESVARKHLKDVIHSMEDYDGGIVATTFSSHVARVKSLVEFAEDIGRQPVLLGRSMEKYSGTAERLNFVDFPDDLGMYGHRKSVDRTFKRIMKEGKENFLPIVTGHQGEPRAMLTRMGRGETPYELEEGDKVVFSARVIPEPTNEGQRYQSEKLLRMQGARIYDDVHVSGHMSQEGLYEMLRTLQPQHVIPAHQDMKGFAPYVDLAENEGYTMGRDLHVTRNGNIIQLVE, from the coding sequence ATGGAAATTGAAATTGCTACGATAGGCGGCTATGAAGAAGTCGGTCGGCAGATGACTGCCGTCCGCGCAGGTGACGACGTTGTAATCTTCGACATGGGCCTCAACCTTTCACAGGTCCTGATTCACGACAACGTCGAGACCGAACGAATGCACAGCTTAGACCTCATCGACATGGGTGCCATCCCGGACGACCGTGTCATGAGCGACCTTGAGGGCGACGTCAAAGCGATTGTCCCGACCCACGGTCACCTTGACCACATCGGCGCAATCAGCAAGCTCGCCCACCGCTACAACGCCCCAATCGTTGCGACGCCGTTCACCATCGAACTCGTCAAACAGCAGATCGAGGGCGAAGAGAAGTTCGGTGTCCAAAACGACCTCATCAAGATGGACCCCGGTGAGACGATGTCCATCTCCGAGGAAGTCGAACTCGAATTCGTCAACGTCACCCACTCCATCATCGACGCCATCAACCCCGTGCTCCACACCCCGGAGGGCGCGGTTGTCTACGGCCTCGACAAGCGGATGGACCACACGCCGGTGCTTGGCGACCCAATCGACATGAAGCGGTTCCGCGAGATTGCCAACTCCGAAAACGGCGTCCTCGCGTACATCGAAGACTGTACGAACGCCGGACGCAAGGGCCGCACGCCGAGCGAGTCCGTCGCACGCAAACACCTCAAAGACGTCATCCACAGCATGGAGGACTACGACGGCGGCATCGTCGCAACCACGTTCTCCTCGCACGTCGCGCGTGTGAAGTCGCTCGTCGAGTTCGCAGAGGACATCGGCCGCCAGCCAGTCCTCCTCGGTCGCTCGATGGAGAAGTACTCGGGTACCGCAGAGCGCCTCAACTTCGTCGACTTCCCGGACGACCTCGGGATGTACGGTCACCGCAAGTCGGTCGACCGCACGTTCAAACGCATCATGAAAGAGGGCAAGGAGAACTTCCTGCCTATCGTGACCGGCCACCAGGGCGAGCCACGCGCCATGCTCACGCGCATGGGCCGCGGCGAGACGCCGTACGAGTTGGAAGAAGGCGACAAGGTCGTCTTCTCCGCGCGCGTCATCCCGGAGCCGACCAACGAAGGCCAGCGCTACCAGTCTGAGAAGCTCCTGCGCATGCAGGGCGCACGCATCTACGACGACGTCCACGTTTCCGGGCACATGTCCCAGGAAGGACTGTACGAGATGCTCCGCACGCTCCAGCCACAGCACGTCATCCCTGCCCACCAGGACATGAAAGGCTTCGCGCCGTACGTCGACCTCGCCGAAAACGAGGGCTACACGATGGGCCGTGACCTGCACGTCACGCGCAACGGGAACATCATCCAGCTGGTCGAGTAA
- a CDS encoding DNA-directed RNA polymerase subunit D, translating into MAVDYEVEFIDYTDRRSRFLVRGVTPAFANGIRRAMITDVPTLSIDTVRFIENSSVMFDEMIALRLGLVPLTSPIGEFELGDTVTLSLDVKGPATAYSGDLVSADDLVQPADQNVPIVELKESQRLEFEADAVLDTGKSHAKFQGGVAVGYRHLQRVEVVGDAGEFEDDEPNILRGVIEEDGELVGTEEFDHDLSKRYPGKEVEVTDVPNAFVFDVETDGSFTVADLVLAAADSLGDRAAELEEAVQL; encoded by the coding sequence ATGGCTGTCGACTACGAAGTGGAGTTCATCGACTACACGGATCGCAGGTCGCGATTCCTCGTCCGTGGGGTCACCCCGGCATTCGCAAACGGCATCCGCCGCGCGATGATTACGGACGTGCCCACGCTGTCGATCGACACGGTTCGGTTCATCGAGAACTCGAGTGTGATGTTCGACGAGATGATCGCCCTGCGACTGGGTCTCGTCCCGCTCACCTCGCCCATCGGCGAGTTCGAGCTCGGTGACACCGTCACCCTGAGTCTCGACGTGAAAGGGCCGGCAACGGCGTACTCGGGCGACCTCGTCTCGGCGGACGACCTCGTCCAGCCCGCAGACCAGAACGTCCCCATCGTCGAACTCAAAGAGAGCCAGCGTCTCGAATTCGAGGCCGACGCGGTTCTCGACACCGGCAAATCCCACGCGAAGTTCCAAGGTGGGGTGGCCGTTGGCTACCGACACCTCCAGCGTGTCGAGGTCGTCGGTGACGCAGGTGAGTTTGAGGATGACGAACCGAACATCCTTCGTGGTGTAATCGAAGAAGACGGAGAACTGGTCGGCACCGAAGAGTTCGACCACGACCTCTCGAAGCGGTATCCAGGCAAGGAAGTCGAAGTCACCGACGTGCCGAACGCGTTCGTGTTCGACGTCGAAACTGACGGGTCGTTCACCGTCGCAGACCTCGTCCTCGCCGCCGCCGATAGTCTCGGTGACCGCGCCGCAGAACTCGAAGAAGCAGTCCAACTGTAA
- the eno gene encoding phosphopyruvate hydratase codes for MTLISEVHLRAILDSRGNPTVEADVRTESGGFGRAAAPSGASTGEFEAIELPVEEAIAAAREHAIPRLVGKVYAGDQRSVDAALRAADGTDNFSELGANSAVAISMAAAKAAADLLGAPLYQHLGGTFRGNTFPVPLGNVIGGGEHATDATYIQEFLSAPIGAPSVEDAVFANAAVHDTVKELLDARGVAAAKGDEGAWAPSIDDAEAFDIMAEATDAVEDDVGFEIRFGLDVAASELFEDGEYHYGDVTRTPDEQVDYIASLVTDYDLVYVEDPLDENDFDGFKALTETVGDRTLICGDDLFVTNTERLADGIDMGAANSILIKPNQIGTLSDAFDAVELAVRNGYDPVISHRSGETEDTTIAHLAVATDAPFIKTGAVGGERTAKLNELIRIEANA; via the coding sequence GTGACGCTCATCTCCGAGGTTCACTTACGCGCGATTCTCGACTCGCGGGGCAACCCGACGGTCGAAGCAGACGTGCGCACCGAAAGCGGTGGATTCGGCCGTGCAGCAGCCCCAAGTGGCGCGAGTACGGGCGAATTCGAAGCCATTGAACTCCCCGTCGAAGAGGCCATCGCGGCCGCCCGCGAACACGCCATCCCCCGACTCGTCGGGAAGGTGTACGCAGGCGACCAGCGCAGCGTTGACGCAGCCCTGCGCGCCGCAGACGGCACGGACAACTTCTCCGAGCTTGGTGCAAACAGCGCCGTCGCCATTTCGATGGCCGCGGCGAAGGCGGCCGCCGACCTGCTCGGCGCGCCCCTCTATCAGCACCTCGGTGGAACGTTCCGTGGGAACACGTTCCCCGTCCCCCTCGGCAACGTCATCGGCGGCGGCGAACACGCCACCGACGCGACGTACATCCAGGAGTTCCTTTCAGCCCCCATCGGCGCACCGAGCGTCGAGGACGCGGTGTTCGCGAACGCGGCAGTTCACGACACGGTCAAAGAACTGCTCGACGCTCGCGGCGTTGCGGCAGCGAAAGGCGATGAAGGCGCATGGGCACCATCGATTGACGACGCCGAAGCGTTCGACATCATGGCCGAAGCAACAGACGCGGTCGAAGACGACGTTGGCTTCGAGATTCGATTCGGCCTCGACGTGGCCGCATCCGAGTTGTTCGAAGACGGCGAGTACCACTACGGAGACGTCACGCGCACGCCTGACGAACAAGTAGACTACATCGCCTCCCTCGTCACTGACTACGACCTCGTGTACGTCGAGGACCCCCTCGACGAGAACGACTTTGACGGCTTCAAAGCGCTCACCGAGACCGTTGGCGACCGGACGCTCATCTGTGGTGACGACCTGTTCGTCACCAACACCGAGCGACTCGCAGACGGCATCGACATGGGCGCGGCGAACAGCATCCTCATCAAGCCAAACCAGATTGGCACGCTGAGTGACGCGTTCGACGCCGTTGAACTCGCCGTCCGAAACGGGTACGACCCGGTTATCTCCCACCGCAGTGGTGAGACAGAGGACACGACGATCGCACACCTCGCTGTCGCGACCGACGCCCCGTTCATCAAGACGGGTGCCGTAGGCGGCGAGCGCACTGCAAAACTCAACGAACTCATCCGAATCGAGGCAAACGCATGA
- a CDS encoding 30S ribosomal protein S11 codes for MSSEEEKWGIAHVYASFNNTIITVTDQTGAETIVKSSGGTVVKQNRDEASPYAAMQMAETVAEEIHAAGITGLHIRVRGPGGNLQKNPGPGAQATIRALARAGLEIGRIEDVTPIPHDGTRAPKNSGF; via the coding sequence ATGAGTTCTGAAGAAGAAAAATGGGGCATTGCCCACGTTTACGCATCGTTCAACAACACCATCATCACGGTCACCGACCAGACGGGCGCCGAGACGATCGTCAAATCGTCCGGTGGTACCGTAGTCAAGCAGAACCGTGACGAAGCATCCCCGTACGCGGCGATGCAGATGGCTGAGACGGTCGCAGAGGAGATTCACGCCGCTGGTATCACTGGCCTGCACATCCGTGTGCGTGGCCCCGGTGGCAACCTCCAGAAGAACCCAGGCCCCGGCGCACAGGCGACGATTCGCGCGCTCGCCCGTGCCGGACTCGAAATCGGCCGCATCGAAGACGTCACGCCAATTCCGCACGACGGCACTCGTGCTCCTAAGAACAGCGGGTTCTAA
- the mvk gene encoding mevalonate kinase, with protein MTVSSAPGKVYLFGEHAVVYGEPAVPCAIERRARVTVDARDDGRLRVQAADLTLDGFTVEYSGDAGGAPDVDVPSGLVRAAMGYIDGAVSQARDAANQPDAGFDITIESSIPLGAGLGSSAAVVVAAIDAATRELGVELTNEQLADRAYQVELDVQDGQASRADTFCSAMGGAVRVEGDDCRTIDAPDNLPFVIGYDGGAGDTGVLVAGVRKLREEYDFAANTVSAIGDIVRHGEQALADGNIEELGRLMNFNHGLLEALGVSSRSLDTMVWAARDADALGAKLTGAGGGGCIVALDETDATATALRFTMGCEDAFRAELDTEGVRVEEP; from the coding sequence ATGACCGTTTCAAGTGCTCCAGGCAAGGTCTATCTCTTTGGTGAGCACGCCGTCGTGTACGGGGAACCGGCCGTCCCCTGTGCTATCGAACGCCGCGCGCGAGTCACCGTAGACGCCCGCGATGACGGCCGCCTTCGCGTGCAGGCAGCCGACCTCACACTCGACGGGTTCACCGTCGAGTACAGCGGTGACGCGGGCGGCGCACCCGACGTGGACGTGCCAAGCGGCCTCGTTCGCGCTGCGATGGGCTACATCGACGGTGCCGTCTCACAGGCGCGAGACGCGGCGAACCAGCCAGACGCTGGCTTCGACATCACCATCGAAAGTTCGATTCCGCTCGGTGCGGGGCTTGGCTCTTCTGCCGCCGTGGTCGTCGCGGCCATCGACGCCGCCACCCGCGAACTCGGCGTCGAACTTACCAACGAACAGCTCGCAGACCGCGCCTATCAGGTCGAACTCGACGTCCAAGACGGGCAAGCGTCGCGCGCGGACACGTTCTGCTCTGCGATGGGCGGGGCGGTGCGCGTCGAAGGCGACGACTGTCGAACCATCGACGCACCCGACAACCTCCCGTTCGTCATCGGCTACGACGGCGGTGCGGGTGACACGGGCGTGCTCGTCGCAGGCGTTCGCAAACTCCGCGAAGAGTACGACTTCGCTGCGAACACCGTTTCTGCCATCGGCGACATCGTCCGTCACGGAGAGCAGGCGCTGGCAGACGGCAATATCGAGGAACTCGGCCGACTCATGAACTTCAATCACGGACTGCTCGAAGCCCTCGGCGTCTCCTCGCGTTCGCTCGATACGATGGTGTGGGCGGCGCGTGACGCCGATGCGCTCGGTGCAAAACTCACGGGCGCGGGTGGCGGTGGCTGTATCGTCGCACTCGACGAAACGGACGCGACGGCGACGGCGCTTCGCTTTACCATGGGCTGTGAAGATGCCTTCCGCGCCGAACTCGACACCGAAGGCGTGCGCGTGGAGGAACCATGA
- a CDS encoding DNA-directed RNA polymerase subunit K, whose protein sequence is MQRYSRYEKARILGARALQVSYGAPVLIETDESQPILIAAEEFDAGVLPFTVNRGAKQ, encoded by the coding sequence ATGCAACGATACAGCCGGTACGAAAAAGCACGCATCCTCGGGGCACGCGCCCTGCAGGTGTCGTACGGCGCGCCCGTCCTCATTGAGACGGACGAATCCCAACCGATTCTCATCGCAGCCGAGGAGTTCGACGCCGGTGTCCTGCCGTTTACCGTCAACCGAGGTGCAAAGCAGTGA
- a CDS encoding 50S ribosomal protein L18e, with protein sequence MSKTNPRLASLIADLKSTARDSGADIWSDVADRLEKPRRNHAEVNLGRIERYAKEDETVVVPGKVLGSGVLQKSVTVAAVDFSSSAETKIKQVGEPVKLEQILEQNPNGTNIRVIQ encoded by the coding sequence ATGAGTAAGACGAATCCGAGGCTCGCCAGTCTCATCGCCGACCTGAAGTCGACCGCCCGTGATTCGGGTGCCGACATCTGGAGCGATGTTGCTGACCGACTCGAAAAGCCCCGGCGTAACCACGCAGAGGTCAACCTGGGCCGTATCGAGCGGTACGCCAAAGAGGACGAAACCGTCGTTGTACCTGGAAAGGTGCTCGGCAGTGGCGTCCTTCAAAAGTCGGTCACCGTCGCTGCAGTCGACTTCTCGTCGTCAGCAGAGACGAAGATCAAGCAAGTCGGTGAGCCAGTTAAGCTGGAACAGATCCTTGAACAGAACCCCAACGGAACGAACATTCGGGTGATTCAATGA
- a CDS encoding 30S ribosomal protein S9, translated as MVTNTSGKKKTAIARATVKAGEGRVRINSQPVELVEPELARLKMLEPFRISEGLRDSVDIEVHVQGGGVVGQADAVRTAIARGLVEHSADAELRDAFMEFDRSLLVNDVRQSEPKKWGGPGARARYQKSYR; from the coding sequence ATGGTAACGAATACGAGTGGTAAGAAGAAGACGGCCATCGCCCGTGCAACGGTCAAAGCAGGCGAAGGTCGCGTGCGTATCAATTCCCAGCCAGTCGAACTGGTCGAACCAGAACTCGCCCGCCTCAAGATGCTGGAGCCGTTCCGCATCTCCGAAGGCCTGCGCGACTCGGTCGACATCGAAGTGCACGTGCAAGGCGGCGGCGTCGTCGGACAGGCCGACGCAGTCCGCACCGCCATCGCGCGTGGACTGGTTGAGCACTCTGCGGACGCCGAACTCCGCGACGCGTTCATGGAGTTCGACCGTTCCCTGCTGGTGAACGACGTTCGCCAGTCTGAACCAAAGAAGTGGGGCGGGCCCGGCGCTCGTGCCCGCTACCAGAAGTCCTACCGCTGA
- a CDS encoding DNA-directed RNA polymerase subunit N — protein MMIPVRCFTCGKVVGEHWEEFEARALDGDEDPEQVLDDLGLDRFCCRRMLVSHRDLVDVVAPYQ, from the coding sequence ATGATGATACCAGTCCGGTGTTTCACGTGCGGCAAAGTTGTCGGCGAACACTGGGAAGAATTCGAAGCACGCGCCTTAGATGGCGATGAAGACCCCGAACAAGTACTCGACGACCTCGGGCTGGACCGATTCTGCTGTCGGCGCATGCTAGTGTCGCACCGCGACCTCGTCGATGTCGTCGCCCCATACCAGTGA